gcCGCCAACGACGTCCCCGACCACCTCCTTCAGCAGCTCCACACCATCCGCGCCACCACCACCCACCTCATCCGCCTCCGCTCATCCCCATCCTCCGCCTCGGGCTCGTCCTCCCCCGCCGCTGccccgccggagctcctcctctacTCCCACATCGGCCCCATCGCCTCCGCCTGCTCCGACCACCCCGACCTCCTCCACCGCTACATGAACTACACCCCCTTCGCCCCCTGTCCCCGCGACCTCCACTCCGTCGCcgagcccctcctcctccgcggcTGCCACCCCCTCCCCCGTCGCCGCTGCTTCTCCCCTACACCACCGAAGCCACTTAACCCTTCGTCCCTCCCCTCCGATCCCTTCCCCGCTTCCCTCCCCGACGCCGCCGTCCTCTGGCCCCCCGCCGCCCCCTGCCGCTCCTTCTCCTGCCTCCCCAGCTCCCTCGGCttcgaccccaagacagaagcgTCCCGCTTTCTCCCGGCTAAGTCCGCCCTCGATCTCCCCCTTCCCCATCTCCTCTCCCTGGCCCGCTCCGCTGGCGCCGCGCCGATCCGCCTCGCCCTCGACGTCGGAGGTGGCACGGGCACCCTCGCCGCCCACCTCCGCCTCCTTGCCAACGCCACCGTCCTCACCACCACCATGAACCTGGGCGCCCCCTACAGCGAGGCGGCGGCGCTCCGCGGGGTCGTCCCCCTCCACGCGCCGCTCCAGCAGCGGTTCCCGGTCCAGGACGGGGTGCTCGACCTGGTCCGATCCGGGCACGCC
Above is a genomic segment from Phoenix dactylifera cultivar Barhee BC4 chromosome 2, palm_55x_up_171113_PBpolish2nd_filt_p, whole genome shotgun sequence containing:
- the LOC103708022 gene encoding uncharacterized protein LOC103708022, which translates into the protein MRKERTGMGIGMGLNLLLLVAMVATNILSLYHLSSTRSNSPPPPQTLDPAANDVPDHLLQQLHTIRATTTHLIRLRSSPSSASGSSSPAAAPPELLLYSHIGPIASACSDHPDLLHRYMNYTPFAPCPRDLHSVAEPLLLRGCHPLPRRRCFSPTPPKPLNPSSLPSDPFPASLPDAAVLWPPAAPCRSFSCLPSSLGFDPKTEASRFLPAKSALDLPLPHLLSLARSAGAAPIRLALDVGGGTGTLAAHLRLLANATVLTTTMNLGAPYSEAAALRGVVPLHAPLQQRFPVQDGVLDLVRSGHAVNRWIPAPALEFLLYDADRVLRAGGLLWVDHFFCKGADLDAVYAPMIRRLGYKIIKWAVGDKTRAGGLPYDEVYLTALLQKPLPAAAVKS